One Alligator mississippiensis isolate rAllMis1 chromosome 1, rAllMis1, whole genome shotgun sequence genomic window carries:
- the PIANP gene encoding PILR alpha-associated neural protein, which yields MESSACVMLPLVSCLRSLQLWPLLLLASAFSPHSVWSLRSRNPLAARPLCARRSSSASRPVCIWDRISPPERDSRFISLRQRSLTPQGADLRHVVRLRRQAHGARPATPSGFEDGLPSSQYPWAIVWGPTVSDEDGGDTNSANPGFPHLSYTFVSPHGMATVQPNSHSLLHNAGLNLRDTPATLRPFLFGPRGEGVDPQLYVTITISIIIVLVATGIIFKFCWDRNQKRRRHSGQQSEIRQPESQQPLTDLSPATVSILGPYGDTLSPASETEVLRQVQEGTEKLGGQGKSSAFQLNRIPLVNL from the exons ATGGAGTCTAGTGCCTG TGTGATGCTTCCTCTGGTTTCCTGCCTCCGCTCACTGCAACTCTGgcctctcctgctcctggcctcagcattCTCTCCACACAGTGTTTGGTCTCTTCGGTCCCGGAATCCCCTGGCTGCTCGGCCACTTTGTGCCCGTCGCAGTTCCTCAGCTTCCAGGCCCGTTTGCATCTGGGACAGGATCTCGCCACCAGAGAGAGATTCCCGTTTCATCTCATTGCGCCAGCGATCTCTGACCCCGCAAGGGGCAGATCTGCGTCATGTGGTGCGGCTGAGGCGCCAGGCCCATGGGGCCCGTCCTGCCACGCCCTCTGGGTTTGAGGATGGGCTACCCTCATCCCAGTACCCCTGGGCTATTGTCTGGGGCCCCACAGTATCAGACGAGGATGGAGGTGACACCAACTCAGCTAACCCAGGCTTCCCACACCTGAGTTACACCTTTGTTTCACCACATGGGATGGCAACAGTGCAACCAAACTCCCACTCGCTCCTGCACAATGCAGGCCTCAATCTGCGTGACACCCCAGCCACTCTGCGGCCCTTTTTGTTTGGGCCGCGGGGGGAAG GTGTGGATCCTCAGCTGTACGTGACTATCACAATCTCTATCATTATTGTTCTTGTTGCTACTGGGATAATATTCAAGTTCTG TTGGGACCGTAATCAGAAGCGTCGTCGTCACTCTGGTCAGCAGAGTGAGATACGGCAGCCAGAGAGTCAGCAGCCACTCACAGACCTGTCACCTGCCACAGTCAGCATCCTTGGGCCCTATGGAGACACTCTGTCCCCTGCCTCTGAGACGGAGGTACTCAGGCAGGTCCAGGAGGGTACAGAGAAACTGGGGGGCCAGGGGAAGAGCAGTGCCTTCCAGCTCAATCG aatccCACTGGTGAACCTGTGA
- the COPS7A gene encoding COP9 signalosome complex subunit 7a, with protein MAAEMKVTGQSQEQFLLLAKSSRGAALASLIHQVLDAPGIYVFGELLDLPNVRELAESEFSPIFRLLTVFAYGTYADYLAEAANLPPLTEAQKNKLRHLSVVTLAAKIKCIPYSVLLEQLQLKNVRQLEDLVIEAVYADVLRGSLDQRNQRLEVDYSIGRDIRREELSTITRTLQEWCQGCEVVLSGIEEQVSRANQHKEQQLGLKQQIESEVANLKKTIKVTTAAAAAATSQDPEQHLTELREPAPGTNQRQASKKTSKAKGLRGSAKIWSKSN; from the exons ATGGCAGCGGAGATGAAGGTGacggggcagagccaggagcagttCCTGCTGCTCGCCAAGTCCTCCCGCGGCGCCGCCCTGGCCAGCCTCATCCACCAGGTGCTGGACGCGCCCGGCATCTACGTCTTCGGGGAGCTGCTGGACCTGCCTAACGTGCGGGAG CTGGCTGAGAGTGAGTTCTCCCCCATCTTCCGTCTGCTCACCGTCTTTGCATATGGGACATATGCTGATTACTTGG CTGAAGCGGCCAATCTCCCTCCTTTGACTGAGGCGCAGAAGAACAAGCTGAGACACCTATCAGTTGTTACCCTGGCTGCCAAGATCAAG TGCATCCCCTATTCGGTGCTGCTGGAACAGTTGCAGCTGAAGAACGTGCGGCAGCTGGAGGACCTGGTGATTGAGGCTGTGTACGCAGATGTCCTCCGTGGGAGCCTGGACCAGCGGAATCAGCGCCTTGAGGTTGACTACAGCATCGGGCGGGACATCCGAAGGGAGGAGCTAAGCACCATCACCCGCACATTGCAGGAGTG GTGCCAAGGCTGTGAGGTTGTCCTGTCAGGCATTGAGGAGCAAGTTAGCCGGGCTAACCAGcacaaagagcagcagctgggcctaAAACAGCAGATAGAGAGTGAG GTGGCAAATTTGAAGAAGACCATTAAAgtcacaacagcagcagctgcagcagcaacatcCCAGGATCCAGAGCAGCATTTAACAGAGCTCAGGGAGCCAGCTCCTGGCACCAACCAGCGCCAGGCCAGCAAAAAAACTTCTAAGGCCAAAGG aCTCCGGGGCAGTGCGAAGATCTGGTCTAAATCAAACTAG